From a region of the Egicoccus sp. AB-alg2 genome:
- a CDS encoding LLM class F420-dependent oxidoreductase yields the protein MKISVVVASRPDVAPSDDLAVAATADRLGFGELWIGEGWVWDAFVLATAIAARTDRIALTVGPIPVSIRDPLMIARAAASTAAVAGRPVGVALGTSSVRYVEGAHGRRRHRPATALSESAQAVRALFRGGPVAFEGEVISTNSGGLTLEPPGGPVTVAAFGDRAIEVAATHADRMVLDLVSPEMAAEFRGRLDAAATGAGRPAPPLAAWIPVAIDPEPRTTEQITRSLVGYLGVAGYAEMFWRAGFGAAVDLAATGACREQLLDALPEDAAQRMGIVGDIGTVEARLATYAAAGLDELVVVPATAGDPAGERTLTALAELR from the coding sequence GATGACTTGGCCGTGGCGGCGACCGCCGACCGGCTCGGGTTCGGTGAGTTGTGGATCGGTGAGGGCTGGGTGTGGGACGCCTTCGTCCTCGCGACGGCGATCGCCGCCCGGACCGACCGGATCGCGCTGACGGTCGGGCCGATCCCCGTCTCCATCCGTGACCCGCTGATGATCGCGCGGGCCGCCGCCTCGACGGCCGCCGTCGCGGGCCGGCCGGTCGGCGTCGCGCTCGGCACGTCGAGCGTCCGCTACGTCGAAGGGGCGCATGGCCGCCGACGCCACCGTCCCGCGACGGCGCTCTCGGAGAGCGCTCAGGCCGTCCGTGCCCTCTTCCGCGGTGGCCCCGTGGCCTTCGAAGGTGAGGTGATCTCCACGAACAGCGGCGGGCTCACCTTGGAGCCGCCGGGCGGCCCAGTCACCGTCGCAGCGTTCGGCGATCGAGCCATCGAGGTCGCGGCCACCCACGCGGATCGGATGGTGCTCGACCTGGTCTCGCCGGAGATGGCCGCCGAGTTCCGTGGCCGCCTGGACGCGGCCGCGACTGGAGCTGGACGACCCGCGCCACCGCTCGCGGCGTGGATCCCGGTCGCCATCGACCCCGAGCCGCGAACGACCGAGCAGATCACCCGCAGCCTCGTCGGGTACCTCGGCGTCGCCGGGTACGCCGAGATGTTCTGGCGCGCCGGCTTCGGCGCGGCCGTCGACCTCGCGGCCACGGGTGCTTGCCGCGAGCAACTTCTCGACGCGCTCCCGGAGGACGCGGCGCAGCGGATGGGGATCGTCGGCGACATCGGCACGGTCGAGGCGCGCCTCGCGACCTACGCCGCGGCTGGTCTGGACGAGCTCGTCGTCGTGCCGGCCACGGCGGGAGACCCTGCCGGTGAACGGACCCTGACGGCGCTGGCCGAGCTGCGGTGA